Proteins encoded together in one Synechococcus sp. BL107 window:
- a CDS encoding DUF3493 domain-containing protein produces the protein MRERLLKESLTPWRGLRRLVWGALFASAGLGLFTMLFRASAGNAVELSDFGIQAGALTLFSVLLYFDRTRNAD, from the coding sequence ATGAGAGAGCGACTGCTGAAGGAGTCACTCACCCCCTGGCGTGGCCTTCGGCGACTCGTCTGGGGCGCCTTGTTCGCCTCCGCTGGACTGGGTCTCTTCACCATGCTCTTCCGCGCTTCTGCCGGTAACGCTGTTGAGCTCAGTGACTTCGGGATCCAAGCTGGTGCTCTCACACTCTTCTCCGTTCTCCTCTACTTCGATCGCACTCGAAACGCCGACTGA
- a CDS encoding succinate dehydrogenase cytochrome b subunit, which translates to MTLASTIRNANALSGLLLVLFLVVHLGGVTSALGAPASFESYASGLHHTPWLRPLELGLALTSLLHISLSIHKGLRNRQAGNTADLISRRAEPLAAWASRSKTLAGVITLGFIGLHLQQLRFPRPMDGHEREALVHVLQQPFSLALYCIGALAIGLHLVHGAEAAHRSLGWLDPSNKSSIRLGGRMLAALVSGGFLLISVGLALDVGA; encoded by the coding sequence ATGACTCTTGCAAGCACGATTCGAAACGCCAACGCCCTGAGCGGCCTCTTACTCGTGTTGTTTCTTGTGGTTCATCTGGGAGGTGTGACGTCTGCCCTCGGAGCGCCGGCCAGCTTTGAGTCCTACGCCAGTGGCTTACACCACACTCCCTGGTTAAGACCCTTGGAACTTGGGCTGGCGCTCACCAGCCTCCTCCACATCAGCCTGAGCATTCATAAGGGACTTCGTAATCGACAGGCCGGCAACACGGCAGACCTCATCAGTCGACGCGCCGAACCGCTTGCAGCCTGGGCAAGTCGAAGCAAAACACTCGCTGGCGTGATCACGCTGGGCTTTATCGGCCTCCACTTGCAGCAGCTTCGTTTTCCACGCCCAATGGATGGCCATGAGCGAGAGGCCTTGGTGCATGTGCTGCAACAGCCCTTCAGCCTTGCGTTGTACTGCATTGGTGCTTTAGCCATCGGACTCCATCTCGTTCACGGAGCGGAGGCAGCCCACCGCAGCTTGGGTTGGCTGGACCCATCCAACAAGAGCTCGATTCGATTGGGCGGACGGATGCTCGCAGCGCTTGTGAGCGGAGGGTTTCTCCTAATCAGTGTGGGCCTCGCCCTGGATGTTGGAGCATGA
- a CDS encoding fumarate reductase/succinate dehydrogenase flavoprotein subunit — protein sequence MSGLPDPRLPSGPLADAWRRTRETSPLISPLRKSQIDILVVGTGLAGASTAASLAQQGYRVTVLSFHDSPRRAHSVAAQGGINAARAVAVDGDSIHRLFCDTLKGGDFRAREAGCQRLAEISSGIIDQCVAQGVPFAREYGGSLATRSFGGALVSRTFYARGQTGQQLLYGAYQALMRQVELGRVRLLTRRDVLELITIDGVARGVVARHLLTGELEVHTARTVLLCSGGYSNVYFLSTNALKSNASAIWRAHRKGALFANPCFTQIHPTCIPSGDTFQSKLTLMSESLRNDGRIWLPKRAGDQRPANEIPEEERDYFLERMYPTYGNMTPRDVASRRARELCNAGHGVGPGGRSVYLDLNNAIAKEGRDTIAARYGNLMTMYERISGDDPYQKPMRIYPAPHYTMGGLWVDYQLMSSIPGLFVLGEANYSEHGANRLGASALMQGLADGYFIAPSTVTSWLAGHAGEPIQADHPACREALDSTQTRIDSLLNGQGNTPVDSFHRDLGAVMINHCGISRHAEGLKQGLKDVAALSERFQHEVRVPGEASGPNAELEKALRVSDFFGLADLMLRDALAREESCGAHFREEHQSAEGEALRDDDHFAHIAAWEHNADGAPIRHAEALQFTTLKPSTRSYK from the coding sequence ATGAGCGGCTTACCCGATCCACGCTTGCCGTCAGGCCCCCTGGCCGATGCCTGGCGTCGCACCCGAGAAACGAGTCCACTCATTAGTCCACTCCGCAAAAGCCAAATCGACATCCTTGTCGTTGGCACTGGTCTTGCTGGGGCCTCAACTGCTGCCAGCTTGGCCCAACAGGGTTACCGCGTGACGGTGCTGAGTTTCCATGACAGCCCACGCCGCGCCCATTCGGTGGCGGCACAAGGGGGCATTAATGCAGCCCGTGCCGTGGCGGTCGATGGCGACAGTATTCATCGACTTTTCTGCGACACACTGAAAGGTGGCGACTTCCGAGCCCGGGAAGCCGGTTGTCAGCGGCTAGCAGAAATCAGCAGCGGCATCATTGATCAGTGCGTCGCACAAGGGGTTCCCTTCGCTCGGGAATACGGCGGAAGCTTGGCCACCCGAAGTTTTGGCGGTGCACTGGTGAGCCGCACCTTTTATGCCCGCGGACAGACGGGCCAACAGTTGCTGTATGGCGCTTATCAAGCCTTGATGCGCCAGGTGGAACTGGGACGCGTGCGCTTGCTCACCCGCCGCGATGTTCTGGAGCTGATCACCATCGATGGCGTCGCCCGCGGCGTGGTGGCCCGACACCTTTTAACTGGCGAGCTTGAGGTTCATACCGCCCGGACCGTCCTGCTCTGCAGTGGTGGCTACAGCAACGTGTACTTTCTCTCAACCAACGCGTTGAAATCCAACGCGAGCGCGATTTGGCGTGCCCATCGAAAGGGCGCCCTCTTCGCCAACCCCTGCTTCACCCAGATCCATCCCACGTGCATTCCGAGCGGCGATACCTTCCAAAGCAAGCTCACGCTCATGAGCGAAAGTCTCCGGAATGACGGTCGGATCTGGTTGCCCAAACGGGCTGGTGATCAGCGACCAGCCAATGAGATTCCTGAAGAGGAGAGGGATTATTTCCTCGAGCGGATGTATCCCACCTACGGAAACATGACCCCACGCGATGTTGCGTCCAGACGAGCTCGGGAACTCTGCAATGCAGGCCACGGTGTGGGCCCTGGAGGACGGTCGGTATACCTCGATCTCAACAACGCCATTGCGAAAGAGGGACGCGACACCATCGCCGCGCGATACGGGAATTTAATGACGATGTATGAGCGCATCAGCGGGGACGATCCATATCAGAAACCGATGCGGATTTACCCAGCTCCGCATTACACGATGGGAGGCCTATGGGTGGATTATCAGCTGATGAGTTCGATTCCGGGGTTGTTTGTTCTGGGTGAAGCCAACTACTCCGAACACGGTGCGAATCGATTGGGGGCGAGTGCCTTAATGCAGGGACTAGCCGATGGATATTTCATTGCGCCTTCAACGGTGACGAGCTGGCTCGCAGGTCATGCAGGGGAACCGATTCAGGCGGATCATCCAGCTTGTCGAGAGGCCCTCGATAGCACCCAAACCCGCATCGACAGCCTGCTCAACGGCCAAGGCAACACACCGGTGGACAGCTTTCATCGAGACCTGGGCGCGGTCATGATCAACCACTGCGGCATCAGCCGTCATGCGGAGGGATTGAAGCAGGGTCTCAAAGATGTGGCGGCCCTCTCCGAACGCTTCCAGCACGAGGTGCGCGTCCCTGGCGAGGCCAGTGGACCGAATGCCGAACTCGAGAAAGCATTACGCGTGAGTGACTTTTTCGGGCTTGCGGATCTGATGCTACGCGATGCCTTGGCTCGAGAGGAATCCTGCGGCGCCCATTTTCGCGAGGAACATCAAAGCGCAGAGGGTGAGGCCTTGCGAGATGACGACCACTTTGCCCATATCGCAGCATGGGAGCACAACGCCGATGGTGCACCGATCCGCCATGCAGAAGCACTGCAATTCACCACCTTGAAACCCAGCACCCGCAGCTACAAATGA